Part of the Gemmatimonadaceae bacterium genome, GACCCTGCCCGTACCACATCGAGCCAGATACGTAACTCGGTTCGATCGGCATGAGCGCTATAGCCGTTGATTACCTCAACGTTCGCCCTCAGTGGAATCTCCTCGCCGAATATCCGCAGCATTGGAGCTTTCTCCACTATCCGCCGCCCGAGCGTGTGCTCTGCCTGGAAGCCAACAATCAGTATCGTGTTGCGGGGGTCTGAAGCTCCCTGAGCCAGATGGTGGAGAATCCGCCCCGCTTCTACCATGCCCGACGCCGCAATGATTATCATCGGCCCGTTCATGTGAGCAAGAGCCTTTGATTCCTCGACATCACGCGTGTAGTGAATCAGCGGGAAGTCGAACAGCTCCTGCACCTTCTTGACCATGTCCTCGGATTGATCGAAGGCCTCGGGGTGCATCTCGAAAACGGTGGTCGTGTCAATTGCGAGCGGGCTATCGATATAGATCGGAATTGCAGGAATGGCTGATTCCCTGATCAGCGAATGCAGGTTGTAGATGATCTCCTGCGTGCGCCCTACCGCAAATGCGGGAATCAGAACTCGTCCTCCCTTTGCGGCGGTGTCCCGAACGATTTCCGCAAGCCGCACACGCGCGCCATCTACCGACTCATGGTCACGATTTCCATAGGTAGATTCCATGATGAGCGTGTTTGCTCCGGTCGGCGGTACGGGGTCCTTGATTATCGCCAGACCCGACCTGCCGATGTCGCCGGAGAACACCAGTCTCTTTGCCTGGCCGTCCTCCACACAATCGAGTATCACGGATGCAGAGCCCAGAATGTGACCTGCATCGACATAGGTTCCCTGAACGCCCGGCACTACATCGAACGGCTTGTTATACGGAACAGCAACCATCAGCTCCATTGTCCTGACTGCGTGCCTTGTTCCGTACAGCGGCTGAATAAACTCCTTTTTTCGCCTGGCCAGAAACTCGGCATCTTTCTCCTGGATATGAGCCGAGTCGGCCAGCATTACGGCGCACAGGTCACGAGTGGCCGAAGTTGCCCAGATGGTGCCGCTGTAGCCTTCGGCGATGAGAAACGGCAGTCGCCCGGAGTGGTCGATATGCGCATGTGACAGGACGATTGAGCTGATCTCTGCAATCGGTACCGGCAGTGTTCTATTCTTTTGCTCGGCGTCGCTTCTCTTCCCCTGGAACATGCCACAGTCGAGAAGGACTGTGCTGCCGTTTACGCGCAGGATGTGACACGAGCCCGTGACCTCGCGGGCCGCTCCATAGAACTCGATTTCCAAGTTTATCCTTCGGCTACGGCGTTACGCTGAAACAGAATTATCAGTCGCAGTTCATCCTGGGACATGAGTGCTGGTTCCCAGCCTCCCCTGCTTCGCTCATTGAGAAGGTCAGTCAGCGTATCTTCGTCCTCACGTGTGTGCCGGGTCAGCTTGACCACCACTGCCTGGTATTCCTTCATGCCGACATGAAATGAAAGTAAGTTAGAGGCGGTGAGTGGACGGATTCTTCAGCTGCTTCTGTGTGGTTACGGAAGGGTGGGTTGACGACAAATGATCGAGCGCACGAAGGAATTTCCAACACTCACAATTATCCGGCATCCACTCGTTCAGCACAAGCTGACGATAATGCGCAGCCGTGAGACTCCGACAAAAATCTTCAAGGAGCTCGTCGACGAGATCGCAATGCTGATGGCCTATGAGGCCACTATCGACCTCACCGTCGAGCCACTTCTGGTGACAACTCCCTTGGAGGATACAGCCGGGTGGCACATCAGCGGGAAAAAGCTGACCCTCGTACCGATTCTCAGGGCCGGGCTCGGAATGGTGGAGGGAATTCTTCGGCTTGTCCCCGCTGCGAGAGTCGGACACATCGGTCTCTACCGCGATCACGATACGCTCCAGCCTATCGACTACTACTTCAAGGTTCCAAGCGATGTGACCGAGCGGGATTTTTTCGTTCTCGATCCGATGCTGGCTACCGGCGGAAGCGCAGCCGCTGCCGTTTCCTCTCTTAAACGAGCTGGCGCTACGAGGATTCGGTTCCTCTGCCTAGTGGCTGCGCCTGAGGGCGTAAGACGCCTTGCCTCCGAGCATCCCGATGTTCAGGTGTACTGCGCGGCGCTCGACCGGGAGCTCAACTCACAAGGGTACATTCTGCCTGGTTTGGGCGATGCCGGTGACAGGCTTTTTGGAACACGGTAACACCCCTTAGCCAAACCACTCCTGGGGGTCAGTTCGCTGCTGGTCGGCCGCGGCGAGAATCCAATGCTGACTCTCCGGATCGGTCACCTCCTCGGGAACACGGTCGAACCAGTCTCTGGCCTGACCCAGGTCGCCGACGCGCCTCCAGAGCTCTCCAACCAGATATGTGAGGATTGCCCGTTCTTCGACA contains:
- a CDS encoding MBL fold metallo-hydrolase translates to MEIEFYGAAREVTGSCHILRVNGSTVLLDCGMFQGKRSDAEQKNRTLPVPIAEISSIVLSHAHIDHSGRLPFLIAEGYSGTIWATSATRDLCAVMLADSAHIQEKDAEFLARRKKEFIQPLYGTRHAVRTMELMVAVPYNKPFDVVPGVQGTYVDAGHILGSASVILDCVEDGQAKRLVFSGDIGRSGLAIIKDPVPPTGANTLIMESTYGNRDHESVDGARVRLAEIVRDTAAKGGRVLIPAFAVGRTQEIIYNLHSLIRESAIPAIPIYIDSPLAIDTTTVFEMHPEAFDQSEDMVKKVQELFDFPLIHYTRDVEESKALAHMNGPMIIIAASGMVEAGRILHHLAQGASDPRNTILIVGFQAEHTLGRRIVEKAPMLRIFGEEIPLRANVEVINGYSAHADRTELRIWLDVVRAGSPNLAAVHLVHGEPEAQEALKTTLEAKGYSVTCPEPHTRVTF
- the upp gene encoding uracil phosphoribosyltransferase, translating into MIERTKEFPTLTIIRHPLVQHKLTIMRSRETPTKIFKELVDEIAMLMAYEATIDLTVEPLLVTTPLEDTAGWHISGKKLTLVPILRAGLGMVEGILRLVPAARVGHIGLYRDHDTLQPIDYYFKVPSDVTERDFFVLDPMLATGGSAAAAVSSLKRAGATRIRFLCLVAAPEGVRRLASEHPDVQVYCAALDRELNSQGYILPGLGDAGDRLFGTR